The Borrelia sp. HM sequence TGATATCGATAAGTTTGGTAAGATTGAGCTTGAATTTGTTAGAGATTAATAATTGATATTATGAATTTAATTGAACTTTTAAATAGCATTGTAAAAAATAGGTTTATTTGTTCAAGCTTATTTTTATTAATTTCATGTTTGACTAATCAAGATACTAATTTACATTTTAATTTGATTGATGATATTGATAGAACAAATGTTGATGATCTAGATGTAAACAAAAGGAGTTATTTATCGGGGCTTCAAGATAACGAGTTCTTTTTTTTAAGTGATGCTTTTTTAAAAGAAAATAATTCTTATTTTAAAATGGCTAGAGAGAGTTATGCTCAGAAAAATATTGGTATGACTAGTTACTATTTAAATAAAATAGTAAGCGATGATAAAAATTATGATAAAGAATTAGTTGCAAAGGCGAATTTATTTTTTGGTTATGTGAATTATAGTGTTGGTGCTTATGATCTCTCTGAATATAATTTCGATAATTTTTTAAAATATTATAAATATTCTCATGCTAGTCTTCGGGTTGCTGAATTAAAATATTTTATTAAAGATAAGATTGGTGCTATATCTGCATTAAGTTGTGTTGATAGATTGTCTCTTGAATCAGACTATGATTTAGGAATTTATTATTTCTTAAATAATAAGTTTGGGATCAATTATTTAAATTTAAAGACATTAGGATTTTTGGATAATAGTATTTTTGATATGTTTATTTCTGGAAATAATATTTTTATTTCTAATATATTTGGTGGTCTTTTAAGATATAACATTGAGACTAATGAATATAAAGTTTATATTAAAGACAAAAAAAGTATCGTTTTAAATGGTCTTAAGGGTTTTGCAGAGCATAATAATGTTATATATATTGGTGGAAATGATGCTCTTTATTATATTGATAATTTTCAAGGTTTAGTTAAGAAAGTTAAAATACCTTTAAATGTGAATTTAAATAGTGTGCAAGTTTTGATAAGTGCTAAGAATGGAATTTTTATTGGTACTCTAGATTCTGGACTATGGTTTTATTCTGATATGGGTGAATGGACTTATATTAAACTTGGTTCTAAGAAAATTTCATCACTTTATTTAGATGAACATAAAAATTTATTGTTAGTCGGGACAATGGATAAAAGTATTTATAGTGTTGCTATAACTGATTTTAATGATGTTAAACATTTAAATTTTTTTAGCAAGTTAGATAGTGAGAGAAATATTAATTTTATAAAAGAACATAATAGTGATTATTATGTTGGGACTTATGGCGGTGGTCTTTTTAGGTTAAATTTAGACAATGATACATATGTAAAGTGTATTGTTAATAATGATCCTAGTATTGGGTATTTTCTAGATATGGAGATTAGAGATAATAAATTGTTATTTGCAACTTTTGAGCATGGTTTATTAATTTACGATACAGTAAATAATAGTTGGGATTATTTAGGCCCTCGTGATGGACTTCTTAGTTTAAATTTAATCAAAGTTTTAAATTTTAAGGATTATGTTTTGATTGGGACTTTAAATAATGGTTTGGTTTTTGTAAATGAAATTATTAAAAAACAATTATGAAGTTTATATAGTTCTTGAATTTTGTAAGTATTTTTTAATTACTTTTTTATTTTTTTTCTTTGTGTTTTTCGTCAATCAAATACTTTTTTTTATGAGGGTATTGCTTCAAAACTATGTTCCATTTTTCAAAGCTTTTACTTTTGTTATATATTCGCTTCCTATGGTTATTAACCTTTCACCTCCATTTGCAGCTTTGCTTTCAGTTGTGCTTACTATTTATAGGTTTAAACTTCATAATGAAATATTAGCTTTTAGATCAATTGGACTATCTGTTTTTGATTTATTATTGCCATTTTTAAAATTAGGTCTAGTTATTGCATTGATTTCTTTTATTGCAAATGATTTTTTGCTCCCTCTTGGTTCTATTGGTAGATTGAAAATTTTTAATGAAATAAAAGAAGAAGTGCCCCATTTGATATTAAAACCTTATTCAAGCAAACAGTATGGAGATTTGATATTTGTATCAGGAGAAAAATCTGATACTGGATATAAAAATGTTACTTTCTTTGATAATACTAGACTTAAAGGTTATGATAGAATATTTATGGCAAAGGAACTTAATATTAAAAAAGAAAGCTATCAAGTGTATTTCATTTTAAATGACGTTTTATCGATCGCTTTAACAGAAGATCAGAGTGGATTTTATGATTATTTTTATGCTGATCGGATGAAATATTCAATTGAGCAAGTTACTTTTAGTGATAATTGGTTATTAAGTAGTGTTACTCCATCGCAAATGAGTATAAGAGATGTTATGAAACTTATTGTTAAACAAAATAATTTAGTCAAAGATTTAAATATCAAAAATAATTTAGAGGAAGACTTTTTGAGTTTAAATCTTACAAATACTTATTTAAATTATTTATATGATAAGAACAACTTTTTTAATGAAGATTCTGTTCTTGAAAATTTACATTATTTGTATGAATTAAATTTAAATTATACTCCTTATGAAGATCTAATTATGCAGAAAAACCATGCTCTTTTTTATCTTGAATTTTATCAAAAAATTAGTTTACCATTGTCTGTTTTATTTTTTATTTTTTTAGCTTTTGGTATGGGTATGTATTCAAATAAAAAATATTCCATTATTCTTGAACTTGTGATTTCAATTCTTATTTGCGTTTTCTATTGGACGATGTTTATTGGTGGAAAAGTGTATACTGTGCAGAATGCTGCAAACCCTTTTATTGTAACTGTTTTGCCAAATTTATTGTTAATTTTTATGGGTTTAATACTCTTTTTTAGACTTTTAAAAAAATGAGAGTAGATAAGCTTTTTATAAGTAATATATTATCGACTTTTTTGGTTATGAATTTATTCTTCGTGATATTGCTTGTGCTTTTCGATTTGTTTACCAATATTTTTAATTATATTGATAACAATCTTAGTATTAATGATATCATTTATATTTATTATCTTTATTTGCCAAAATCTTTTTCAGATGGTTTGGCTTTATCTTTTCTTTTTGCTATTTCTAATCTTATTGGTAATCTTTCCATGAGAAATGAAATGATAGGGCTTTTTAGTTGTGGTATTTCTATTTTTAGGATACTAATTTCAATAATTATAATTAGTATTTTGATTTCAATAATACTATTTTTTTTTGATAATTATTTAGTTGTAGATACTGTTACTAAAAGGGATATTTTTCTTAAAAAAAGTATTGGTAGTAGTAATAGTGTTAATGATGATAAAAATATAATCATTAAGGATTTTGCAAGAGAAATTTATAATCTTAGGAGTTATGATATTAAGAATAAGACTATTTCAAAATTAATGATTATATTAAAAGATCAAGATGATAATTTTAAAAAACGGTATGATATAAATAAGGCAGAATGGATTGATAATAAATGGCAACTTTATGGTATAAGAGAGTTTTCGAAGGTGGAGCGCGACGTTATAGAAAAATTCTATGAGGTTCTTGATGGAAGCGGGATTATTAATTTAGATCCTGAGTATATTAAAGTAATTATGCTTTCTTCAAAAACATTGAATTTTTCAAAGCTTATTAATTGGATTTGGGATCTTAAGAGAGAAAATTTAGATTATTCTGAAGCTTTATTTGATTTGCTAAATAGGATATTTTTTTCATTTAGACTCATACTTCTTAGTTTTACTGTGGTTTTTGTAAGTCTTGCTTTGAAAAAAAATATTTTTATATGGAGTTTACTAAATAGTATTGCATTTGCAGTTGTATATGTTATTGCAATAACAATTTTTAACTTTTTAGCTGATCTTGGCTATCTGCCTATAGCAATTGCAAGTTTATTACCCACTGTTTTGTTTATTATTATTAATTTTGTTATTTATAATCTTGTATATAAGTAGTGGGTATTTAGGAAGTATATGTTTAATATAATTAAAAATGATAAAAATTCTTATGCAAGGCTTGGCATATTGGAACTTCCTCATGGCAAGGTAAAAACCCCATGTTTTATGCCGGTTGGTACTTTAGGTGCTATGAAAGGTTTAAAGCATGATG is a genomic window containing:
- a CDS encoding LptF/LptG family permease; translation: MKLLKNNYEVYIVLEFCKYFLITFLFFFFVFFVNQILFFMRVLLQNYVPFFKAFTFVIYSLPMVINLSPPFAALLSVVLTIYRFKLHNEILAFRSIGLSVFDLLLPFLKLGLVIALISFIANDFLLPLGSIGRLKIFNEIKEEVPHLILKPYSSKQYGDLIFVSGEKSDTGYKNVTFFDNTRLKGYDRIFMAKELNIKKESYQVYFILNDVLSIALTEDQSGFYDYFYADRMKYSIEQVTFSDNWLLSSVTPSQMSIRDVMKLIVKQNNLVKDLNIKNNLEEDFLSLNLTNTYLNYLYDKNNFFNEDSVLENLHYLYELNLNYTPYEDLIMQKNHALFYLEFYQKISLPLSVLFFIFLAFGMGMYSNKKYSIILELVISILICVFYWTMFIGGKVYTVQNAANPFIVTVLPNLLLIFMGLILFFRLLKK
- a CDS encoding LptF/LptG family permease encodes the protein MRVDKLFISNILSTFLVMNLFFVILLVLFDLFTNIFNYIDNNLSINDIIYIYYLYLPKSFSDGLALSFLFAISNLIGNLSMRNEMIGLFSCGISIFRILISIIIISILISIILFFFDNYLVVDTVTKRDIFLKKSIGSSNSVNDDKNIIIKDFAREIYNLRSYDIKNKTISKLMIILKDQDDNFKKRYDINKAEWIDNKWQLYGIREFSKVERDVIEKFYEVLDGSGIINLDPEYIKVIMLSSKTLNFSKLINWIWDLKRENLDYSEALFDLLNRIFFSFRLILLSFTVVFVSLALKKNIFIWSLLNSIAFAVVYVIAITIFNFLADLGYLPIAIASLLPTVLFIIINFVIYNLVYK